The following proteins are co-located in the Microbacterium immunditiarum genome:
- the secF gene encoding protein translocase subunit SecF — protein MRSMSQFGNDLYTGKTSFPFVGRRRLWFIIAAILVIGSALVPLVRPIQFSIEFTGGSQFTVSGLTSPDQLIATEAVQSVVPDATTKVTTVGDTAVRVQTDQMTSDETRDVTAALGEAYGVPESEVTSSFIGPTWGADVTRQSLWGLAIFLALTFLILALYFRTWKMSVAAIIGLVDVLIITIGVYALFGFEISPAAVIGFLTILSYALYDTTVVFDKIRENTSEDGEVSGRTFGESVNLAVNQTLVRSINTTVVAILPTGAILFIGALWLGAQTLTDISLSIFVGTIVAAYSTIFVAAPLYSLFRENEPAIKARDERTLASRAQARVTA, from the coding sequence ATGCGCTCCATGAGCCAGTTCGGCAACGATCTCTACACCGGCAAGACCTCATTCCCGTTCGTCGGCCGCCGGCGCCTGTGGTTCATCATCGCGGCGATCCTCGTCATCGGTTCGGCGCTCGTTCCCCTCGTGCGGCCGATCCAGTTCTCGATCGAGTTCACGGGCGGCTCGCAGTTCACCGTCTCGGGGCTGACGAGTCCCGACCAGCTGATCGCGACCGAGGCCGTCCAGTCCGTCGTCCCGGATGCCACCACCAAGGTCACGACGGTGGGCGACACCGCCGTCCGGGTGCAGACCGACCAGATGACCAGCGACGAGACGCGCGACGTCACGGCTGCACTCGGCGAGGCCTACGGCGTACCCGAGAGCGAGGTCACCTCGTCGTTCATCGGGCCGACGTGGGGTGCTGACGTCACTCGTCAGTCGCTGTGGGGCCTCGCGATCTTCCTCGCGCTGACCTTCCTGATCCTCGCGCTGTACTTCCGCACCTGGAAGATGTCGGTCGCCGCGATCATCGGCCTCGTGGACGTGCTCATCATCACGATCGGCGTCTACGCACTGTTCGGCTTCGAGATCTCGCCCGCGGCGGTCATCGGCTTCCTCACGATCCTGTCGTACGCCCTGTACGACACGACGGTGGTCTTCGACAAGATACGTGAGAATACGAGCGAAGACGGCGAAGTGTCCGGCCGCACGTTCGGCGAGTCGGTAAACCTCGCGGTCAACCAGACCCTGGTGCGCTCGATCAACACGACCGTCGTGGCGATCCTGCCGACGGGTGCGATCCTGTTCATCGGCGCACTGTGGCTCGGTGCGCAGACGCTGACCGACATCTCGCTGTCGATCTTCGTGGGCACGATCGTGGCGGCCTACTCGACGATCTTCGTCGCTGCGCCGCTGTACTCGCTGTTCCGCGAGAACGAGCCGGCGATCAAGGCCCGCGACGAGCGCACGCTCGCGTCCCGCGCACAGGCCCGAGTGACGGCCTGA
- the secD gene encoding protein translocase subunit SecD, which produces MATPTPVRHAWRALTGLLIVIAVLFGINALGVYVFKASSWTPELALDLQGGTQIVLQAQSVDGSEPTTEQMNQAATIIRQRVDASGVGEADIATQAGNQIVVQIPGQADEETRNRIEASAQLQLRAVLQASAPTNDFVGADGERTPFPTPDPTLPNTPSPEPTNGSDPAWVTPYLQAEFAAYDCANPTNDPANAPADQPLITCEADGSVKYILGPVELDGSSIDDATFGMQQNDGRWAVSLRFDGEGTRIFGEISQRLYGATPPLNQFAFVLDGLVLTAPQMNQVILGGDPSITGNFTQESAKTLADQLRYGALPLSFEVVSSDTISATLGSQQLQIGLIAGLIGLALVAVYSLIVYRALGFVIIASLAVMGVITYLAICILAWRMGFRLSLAGVAGLIVSIGFTADSFIVYFERIRDELRDGKSITGAVEDGWSRAKRTIYISKSINVLAAVVLYVLADATVKGFAFTLGLTTVIDVLIFILFTHPVMQLLARTRFFGEGHPLSGMDPEALGAVYRGRAQFRSPVIAPKSSADRRAARSRGEAARRQTIAERKQAELAAAAAQDAKRTPGSTKGGDD; this is translated from the coding sequence GTGGCCACACCGACCCCCGTCCGGCACGCCTGGCGCGCACTGACCGGTCTGCTCATCGTCATCGCCGTCCTGTTCGGCATCAACGCGCTCGGCGTGTACGTCTTCAAAGCCAGCTCGTGGACGCCCGAGCTCGCGCTCGACCTCCAGGGCGGTACGCAGATCGTCCTGCAGGCGCAGTCGGTCGACGGTTCCGAGCCGACCACCGAGCAGATGAACCAGGCGGCCACGATCATCCGCCAGCGCGTCGACGCCTCGGGCGTCGGCGAGGCCGACATCGCGACGCAGGCCGGCAACCAGATCGTGGTCCAGATCCCGGGTCAGGCCGACGAAGAGACGCGCAATCGCATCGAGGCGTCCGCCCAGCTCCAGCTCCGCGCCGTGCTGCAGGCCTCCGCGCCGACCAACGACTTCGTGGGCGCCGACGGTGAGCGCACGCCGTTCCCGACCCCCGACCCGACTCTGCCGAACACTCCGTCGCCCGAGCCGACCAACGGCAGCGACCCGGCGTGGGTCACTCCGTACCTCCAGGCGGAGTTCGCGGCGTACGACTGCGCGAACCCGACGAACGATCCCGCGAACGCGCCGGCCGACCAGCCCCTCATCACGTGTGAGGCCGATGGATCGGTGAAGTACATCCTCGGGCCCGTCGAGCTCGACGGGTCTTCGATCGACGACGCGACCTTCGGCATGCAGCAGAACGACGGCCGCTGGGCGGTCAGCCTGCGGTTCGACGGCGAGGGCACGCGCATCTTCGGCGAGATCAGCCAGCGTCTGTACGGCGCCACCCCGCCGCTGAACCAGTTCGCGTTCGTGCTGGACGGTCTCGTGCTCACCGCGCCCCAGATGAACCAGGTGATTCTGGGCGGCGACCCGAGCATCACGGGCAACTTCACGCAGGAGTCCGCCAAGACGCTCGCCGACCAGCTTCGCTACGGCGCTCTGCCGCTCAGCTTCGAGGTGGTCAGCTCCGACACGATCTCCGCCACACTGGGCTCGCAGCAGCTGCAGATCGGCCTCATCGCGGGCCTCATCGGCCTTGCGCTCGTCGCGGTCTACTCGCTCATCGTCTACCGCGCGCTCGGGTTCGTCATCATCGCGTCGCTCGCGGTCATGGGTGTCATCACGTACCTCGCCATCTGCATCCTCGCGTGGCGCATGGGCTTCCGCCTGTCGCTCGCGGGCGTCGCGGGTCTGATCGTGTCGATCGGCTTCACCGCCGACTCGTTCATCGTGTACTTCGAGCGCATACGCGACGAGCTGCGCGACGGAAAGTCGATCACGGGCGCCGTCGAGGACGGCTGGAGCCGCGCGAAGCGGACGATCTACATCTCGAAGTCGATCAACGTGCTCGCCGCCGTCGTGCTGTACGTCCTGGCGGACGCCACGGTGAAGGGCTTCGCGTTCACGCTCGGGCTCACGACCGTGATCGACGTGCTGATCTTCATCCTCTTCACGCACCCGGTCATGCAGCTGCTGGCCCGCACGCGGTTCTTCGGCGAGGGGCATCCGCTCTCGGGCATGGATCCCGAGGCGCTCGGCGCGGTGTACCGCGGCCGCGCCCAATTCCGCTCGCCCGTCATCGCGCCCAAGTCGAGCGCCGACAGGCGTGCCGCGCGGTCGCGCGGTGAAGCCGCTCGGCGTCAGACGATCGCCGAGCGCAAGCAGGCCGAGCTCGCGGCAGCAGCCGCGCAGGACGCGAAGCGAACTCCCGGCAGCACGAAGGGAGGAGACGACTGA
- a CDS encoding preprotein translocase subunit YajC, with protein MDFARFFADYGLIILLVALLIFMFWSSRRRMQKQKAEQAAKARQTVPGAEVLLQGGLYGTIVSYDPDNLDQPAIVELAPGVQIKVHSQAILRVVSPTEGVVSEDEYLAAEESHAEYAEGVADGEITSISDDQKRAAAEGSADEPDNDAGTKPQA; from the coding sequence ATGGACTTCGCGAGATTCTTCGCCGACTACGGCCTGATCATCCTCCTGGTCGCACTCCTGATCTTCATGTTCTGGAGCTCCCGCCGCCGGATGCAGAAGCAGAAGGCCGAGCAGGCGGCGAAGGCGCGCCAGACCGTTCCGGGCGCCGAGGTGCTCCTGCAGGGCGGTCTCTACGGAACGATCGTCTCGTACGACCCCGACAACCTCGACCAGCCTGCCATCGTCGAGCTCGCGCCGGGCGTGCAAATCAAGGTGCACAGCCAGGCCATCCTGCGCGTGGTGAGCCCGACCGAGGGCGTCGTCTCCGAAGACGAGTACCTCGCGGCCGAAGAGAGCCACGCCGAGTACGCCGAGGGTGTCGCCGACGGCGAGATCACCTCGATCAGCGACGACCAGAAGCGCGCCGCCGCGGAGGGCTCGGCCGACGAGCCCGACAACGACGCCGGCACGAAGCCGCAGGCCTGA
- the ruvB gene encoding Holliday junction branch migration DNA helicase RuvB, translating to MDDLRDATEPVDETELAIEGALRPTSLAEFVGQPKVRGQLQLLLDAARIQQRPPDHILLAGPPGLGKTTLAMIVAHESGRPLRLSSGPAIQHAGDLAALLSSLTPGEVLFIDEVHRMARTAEEMLYLAMEDFRIDIMVGKGAGATSIPLDLAPFTLVGATTRSGLLPNPLRDRFGFTAHLEYYDPEDLERVISRSAGMLGVDLPPESFAEIARRSRGTPRIANRLLRRVRDYLIVHGGEKGAADAAVGAALELYDVDAIGLDRLDRAVLDAIVHRFRGGPVGLSTLAVTVGEEAETIESVVEPYLVRIGFMGRTPRGRIATPAAYEHLGMRHPDHAQALRLDDL from the coding sequence GTGGATGACCTCCGCGACGCGACCGAGCCCGTCGACGAGACCGAGCTCGCGATCGAGGGCGCGCTTCGCCCGACGTCGCTCGCCGAGTTCGTGGGGCAGCCGAAGGTGCGCGGCCAGCTGCAGCTGCTGCTCGACGCGGCGCGCATCCAGCAGCGGCCGCCCGACCACATCCTGCTCGCCGGCCCTCCTGGCCTCGGCAAGACGACCCTCGCCATGATCGTCGCGCACGAGAGCGGGCGGCCGCTGCGGCTCTCGAGCGGGCCCGCGATCCAGCACGCGGGCGACCTCGCCGCGCTTCTGTCGAGCTTGACGCCGGGCGAGGTCCTCTTCATCGACGAGGTGCACCGCATGGCGCGCACCGCCGAAGAGATGCTGTACCTCGCGATGGAGGACTTCCGCATCGACATCATGGTCGGAAAGGGCGCCGGCGCCACGAGCATCCCGCTCGATCTCGCCCCATTCACGCTCGTCGGGGCGACGACGCGGTCGGGATTGCTGCCCAATCCTCTGCGCGACCGGTTCGGCTTCACCGCCCACCTCGAGTACTACGACCCCGAAGACCTCGAGCGCGTCATCTCGCGCTCCGCCGGCATGCTCGGCGTCGACCTGCCCCCCGAGTCGTTCGCCGAGATCGCACGCCGTTCGCGGGGCACGCCGCGCATCGCCAACCGGCTGCTGCGTCGTGTGCGCGACTACCTGATCGTGCACGGTGGCGAGAAGGGTGCGGCGGATGCGGCGGTGGGCGCAGCCCTCGAGCTGTACGACGTCGACGCGATCGGTCTCGACCGTCTCGACCGGGCCGTGCTCGACGCGATCGTCCACCGATTCCGCGGCGGTCCGGTCGGCCTGTCCACTCTCGCGGTCACGGTGGGGGAGGAGGCCGAGACGATCGAATCGGTCGTCGAGCCTTACCTCGTCCGCATCGGATTCATGGGGCGCACTCCGCGCGGGCGCATCGCGACGCCCGCCGCGTACGAGCACCTGGGCATGCGGCATCCGGATCACGCACAGGCGCTGAGACTCGATGACCTATAA
- the ruvA gene encoding Holliday junction branch migration protein RuvA, with protein MISSLHGRVAYADADHVVVEVGGVGYAVAVPPQVSRAARIGEELRLHTNLVVREDALSLFGFETREELVVFTQLLGVTGVGPKSALGVLSALSVEQIAEAVAADDEGPFRRVSGIGPKTAKLIVVQLAGKITPSRPVGTPTQAAPADAVFAQVAQALVGLGWSERVAAEAVASVASEAPDADRASVQALLRMTLSVLGPARKEPAGG; from the coding sequence ATGATCTCATCGCTGCACGGTCGCGTCGCCTACGCCGACGCCGACCACGTCGTCGTCGAAGTCGGCGGTGTCGGCTACGCGGTCGCCGTGCCGCCGCAGGTCTCGCGCGCCGCGCGCATCGGGGAGGAGCTGCGGCTGCACACGAACCTCGTCGTGCGCGAGGACGCACTGTCGCTGTTCGGGTTCGAGACGCGCGAGGAGCTGGTGGTCTTCACACAGCTCCTCGGGGTGACCGGCGTCGGGCCGAAGTCCGCCCTCGGCGTGCTGTCGGCTCTGTCGGTCGAGCAGATCGCCGAAGCGGTCGCGGCGGACGACGAGGGCCCGTTCCGACGCGTCTCGGGCATCGGCCCGAAGACGGCGAAGCTCATCGTCGTGCAGCTCGCCGGCAAGATCACCCCCTCCCGACCCGTCGGCACGCCCACGCAGGCGGCGCCCGCCGATGCCGTGTTCGCCCAGGTCGCCCAGGCGCTCGTGGGGCTCGGCTGGTCCGAGCGCGTCGCGGCCGAGGCCGTGGCATCCGTCGCCTCCGAGGCACCGGACGCCGATCGCGCCTCCGTGCAGGCCCTCCTGCGCATGACCCTGTCCGTGTTGGGCCCGGCACGGAAGGAGCCCGCCGGTGGATGA
- the ruvC gene encoding crossover junction endodeoxyribonuclease RuvC: MASLRVLGVDPGLTRCGLGVVDVLPDRSATLVHVGVVRSDAGAPIEARLAIIAAGIRAVIRDHSPHVVAVERVFAQSNRHSVMGTAQASGVALLAAAEAGLAAATHTPSEVKAAITGYGSADKRQVQTMVARVLRLDELPKPADAADALALALCHAWRGSAPTAGAASHRTLTPAQRAWRQAERVRR, translated from the coding sequence GTGGCATCCCTTCGCGTCCTCGGGGTCGACCCCGGCCTGACCCGGTGCGGGCTGGGCGTCGTGGACGTCCTGCCCGACAGGTCGGCGACGCTCGTGCACGTCGGCGTCGTGAGATCCGATGCGGGTGCCCCGATCGAGGCGCGCCTCGCGATCATCGCCGCCGGCATCCGCGCGGTCATCCGCGACCACTCGCCGCACGTCGTGGCCGTCGAGCGCGTGTTCGCGCAGAGCAACCGGCACTCGGTCATGGGCACCGCGCAGGCGAGCGGCGTCGCGCTGCTCGCGGCGGCCGAGGCGGGCCTCGCGGCGGCGACCCACACACCGAGCGAGGTGAAGGCCGCGATCACCGGCTACGGCTCGGCCGACAAGCGTCAGGTGCAGACGATGGTGGCGCGAGTGCTGCGCCTCGACGAGCTGCCGAAGCCGGCGGATGCGGCGGACGCCCTCGCCCTCGCGCTGTGCCACGCGTGGCGGGGTTCGGCGCCCACGGCCGGCGCCGCGTCGCACCGCACGCTGACCCCGGCGCAGCGCGCGTGGCGGCAGGCCGAGCGCGTGCGTCGATGA
- a CDS encoding YebC/PmpR family DNA-binding transcriptional regulator — MSGHSKWATTKHKKAVIDARRAKSFAKLIKNIEVAAKLGGPDLTGNPTLYDAVQKAKKTSVPNDNIDRAIKRGAGISGDAVEYQNIMYEGYGPNGVALMIECLTDNKNRAAAEVRTALTRNGGSLADPGSVAYNFSRKGVIVVSGEGTTEDDVMEAVLEAGAEEVEPHAQGFEVITEASDLVTVRTALQDAGVDYESADVEFVPNLKVEIDADTARKVFRLIDALEDSDDVQNVYSNFDLTPEVQAELEEDD, encoded by the coding sequence ATGTCCGGCCACTCCAAGTGGGCGACGACGAAGCACAAAAAGGCCGTCATCGACGCGCGTCGTGCCAAGTCGTTCGCCAAGCTCATCAAGAACATCGAGGTCGCCGCGAAGCTCGGCGGTCCCGATCTCACAGGCAACCCGACGCTGTACGACGCCGTGCAGAAGGCGAAGAAGACGTCGGTCCCGAACGACAACATCGACCGGGCGATCAAGCGCGGCGCGGGCATCTCGGGCGACGCCGTCGAGTACCAGAACATCATGTACGAGGGCTACGGTCCCAACGGCGTCGCGCTCATGATCGAGTGCCTCACCGACAACAAGAACCGTGCGGCGGCCGAGGTCCGCACGGCCCTCACGCGCAACGGCGGCTCGCTGGCCGATCCCGGCAGCGTCGCGTACAACTTCTCGCGCAAGGGCGTCATCGTCGTGTCGGGCGAGGGCACGACCGAAGACGACGTCATGGAGGCCGTCCTCGAGGCGGGCGCCGAAGAGGTCGAGCCGCACGCGCAGGGCTTCGAGGTGATCACCGAGGCATCCGACCTCGTGACCGTCCGCACGGCGCTGCAGGACGCTGGCGTCGACTACGAGTCCGCCGACGTCGAGTTCGTGCCGAACCTCAAGGTCGAGATCGACGCCGACACGGCCCGCAAGGTCTTCCGCCTCATCGACGCGCTCGAAGACAGCGATGACGTGCAGAACGTCTACAGCAACTTCGACCTGACGCCCGAGGTCCAGGCGGAGCTCGAAGAGGACGACTGA
- a CDS encoding DUF1697 domain-containing protein — MTVWIALLRGVNVGGITIRSADLADLFRSLGFEGVRTVLASGNVRFETADRDSARAAVKGRIERALRERFGYDAWIVLITADELAKAVDRFPFDANDASRQPWVVFCSDRDAASELADAAASVDDPEADPIALVKVSPQLSVVYWNPVKGTTTDTAFAKVLARARYKATTTNRNLRTLAKLVD; from the coding sequence GTGACGGTATGGATCGCGCTCCTGCGCGGGGTCAACGTCGGCGGCATCACGATCCGAAGCGCCGACCTCGCCGATCTGTTCCGCTCCCTCGGGTTCGAGGGCGTGCGGACGGTGCTCGCGAGCGGCAACGTGCGCTTCGAGACCGCCGACCGAGACTCCGCCCGTGCGGCGGTCAAGGGCCGCATCGAGCGGGCGCTTCGCGAGCGCTTCGGCTACGACGCGTGGATCGTGCTCATCACGGCGGACGAGCTCGCGAAGGCGGTCGACCGCTTCCCGTTCGATGCGAACGACGCGTCACGGCAGCCGTGGGTCGTGTTCTGCTCCGACCGCGACGCCGCGAGCGAGCTCGCGGATGCCGCGGCATCCGTCGACGATCCCGAGGCCGACCCGATCGCCCTGGTGAAGGTCTCGCCGCAGCTCTCGGTCGTGTACTGGAACCCCGTGAAGGGCACCACGACCGACACCGCCTTCGCGAAGGTGCTCGCCAGGGCGCGGTACAAGGCGACCACGACCAATCGCAATCTGCGCACGCTCGCCAAGCTCGTCGACTGA
- the pdxT gene encoding pyridoxal 5'-phosphate synthase glutaminase subunit PdxT, protein MAGSHADATPRLRVGVLALQGDVREHVRVLTSLGADVDLVRRPEELSRVEGLVIPGGESSVIDKLSRAFGMQHPIREAIRSGLPVYGTCAGLILLADRITDGIEGQETFGGLDVTVRRNAFGSQVESFETDLDVPALGEPPVHAVFIRAPLVEEVGQGVEPLATLDDGRVVAVRSGSLLGTSFHPEVTGELRFHELFLDTVRAAAGRN, encoded by the coding sequence GTGGCTGGTAGTCACGCGGACGCGACCCCGCGCCTGCGTGTCGGAGTCCTCGCGCTGCAGGGCGACGTACGCGAGCACGTGCGCGTGCTCACGTCGCTTGGCGCCGACGTCGACCTCGTGCGTCGGCCCGAGGAACTGAGCCGTGTCGAGGGGCTCGTGATCCCCGGAGGCGAGTCCAGCGTGATCGACAAGCTCTCGCGCGCGTTCGGCATGCAGCATCCGATCCGCGAAGCGATCCGCTCGGGCCTGCCGGTCTACGGCACGTGCGCCGGACTCATCCTGCTCGCCGACCGCATCACCGACGGGATCGAGGGACAGGAGACGTTCGGCGGCCTCGACGTGACGGTCAGGCGGAACGCGTTCGGCAGCCAGGTCGAGTCGTTCGAGACCGATCTCGACGTGCCCGCACTGGGCGAGCCGCCTGTGCACGCGGTGTTCATCCGCGCGCCGCTCGTCGAAGAAGTGGGCCAGGGGGTCGAGCCGCTCGCGACGCTCGACGACGGCCGTGTCGTGGCTGTGCGATCGGGCAGCCTGCTCGGCACGTCCTTCCACCCCGAGGTCACGGGAGAGCTGCGCTTCCACGAGCTGTTCCTCGACACGGTGCGCGCCGCTGCCGGGCGTAACTGA
- the pdxS gene encoding pyridoxal 5'-phosphate synthase lyase subunit PdxS: MTESTNQVGTGRVKRGLAEMLKGGVIMDVVTADQAKIAEDAGAVAVMALERVPADIRAQGGVARMSDPDLIDDIIASVSIPVMAKARIGHFVEAQVLQELGVDYIDESEVLSPADYVNHIDKWGFTVPFVCGATNLGEALRRINEGAAMIRSKGEAGTGDVSEATKHIRKITSEINVLRSMTKDELYVAAKELQAPYELVAEVAETGKLPVVLFVAGGVATPADAAMMMQLGADGVFVGSGIFKSGNPAERAAAIVKATTFYDDPKVIADVSRGLGEAMVGINVADLAAPHRLAERGW, encoded by the coding sequence ATGACTGAGAGCACCAACCAGGTCGGCACGGGGCGCGTCAAGCGCGGCCTCGCAGAGATGCTGAAGGGCGGCGTCATCATGGACGTCGTCACCGCCGACCAGGCGAAGATCGCCGAAGACGCAGGCGCCGTCGCCGTCATGGCGCTGGAGCGCGTTCCCGCCGACATCCGCGCGCAAGGCGGCGTCGCGCGCATGAGCGACCCCGACCTCATCGACGACATCATCGCGTCGGTGTCGATCCCCGTCATGGCGAAGGCGCGCATCGGCCACTTCGTCGAGGCGCAGGTGCTGCAGGAGCTCGGCGTCGACTACATCGACGAGTCCGAGGTGCTCTCGCCGGCCGACTACGTCAACCACATCGACAAGTGGGGCTTCACGGTGCCGTTCGTGTGCGGCGCCACCAACCTCGGCGAGGCGCTGCGCCGCATCAACGAGGGCGCCGCGATGATCCGCTCGAAGGGCGAGGCCGGCACCGGCGACGTGTCCGAGGCGACCAAGCACATCCGCAAGATCACAAGCGAGATCAACGTCCTGCGCTCGATGACGAAGGACGAGCTGTACGTCGCCGCCAAGGAACTCCAGGCCCCCTACGAGCTCGTCGCCGAGGTGGCCGAGACGGGCAAGCTGCCGGTCGTCCTGTTCGTCGCCGGCGGTGTCGCGACTCCCGCGGATGCCGCGATGATGATGCAGCTCGGCGCCGATGGCGTCTTCGTCGGCTCGGGCATCTTCAAGTCCGGCAACCCCGCCGAGCGCGCGGCCGCGATCGTCAAGGCGACGACGTTCTACGACGACCCGAAGGTCATCGCCGACGTGTCGCGCGGCCTCGGCGAGGCGATGGTGGGCATCAACGTCGCCGACCTTGCCGCGCCGCACCGGCTCGCCGAGCGTGGCTGGTAG
- the pdxY gene encoding pyridoxal kinase PdxY, producing MKILSIQSAVAYGHVGNSAAVFPLQRIGVEVLPVYTVNFSNHTGYGAWRGPLIDPADVREVLAGVEDRGVFPEIDVVLSGYQGGEGIADVILDAVARVKAANPDAVYACDPVMGNAKSGCFVAPAIPDLLRDRVVPAADIVTPNQFELGYLTRTEPDTLESTLESVDLVRETGPRTVLVTSVERPDREEGTIEMLAVDDAGAWIVQTPLLPMKANGSGDVTAALFTAHYRATGEAATALARTTSSVFDLLSLTHESGHRELQLVEAQEFYAHPRLQFDVRQVR from the coding sequence GTGAAGATCCTCTCGATCCAGTCCGCCGTCGCCTACGGGCACGTGGGCAACTCCGCGGCGGTGTTCCCGCTGCAGCGCATCGGCGTCGAGGTGCTTCCGGTGTACACCGTGAACTTCTCGAACCACACCGGCTACGGCGCGTGGCGCGGTCCGCTCATCGACCCCGCCGACGTGCGCGAGGTGCTCGCGGGGGTCGAGGACCGCGGCGTGTTCCCCGAGATCGACGTCGTCCTGTCGGGCTACCAGGGCGGTGAGGGCATCGCGGACGTGATCCTCGACGCCGTCGCGCGCGTGAAGGCCGCGAACCCCGACGCGGTGTACGCGTGCGACCCGGTGATGGGGAACGCGAAGTCCGGATGCTTCGTCGCGCCGGCGATCCCCGATCTGCTGCGCGACCGCGTGGTGCCGGCGGCCGACATCGTCACGCCGAACCAGTTCGAGCTCGGCTACCTCACGCGCACCGAGCCCGACACGCTCGAGTCGACGCTCGAATCGGTCGACCTCGTGCGCGAGACGGGGCCGCGCACGGTGCTCGTCACGAGCGTCGAGCGACCCGACCGCGAGGAGGGCACGATCGAGATGCTCGCGGTCGATGACGCCGGCGCGTGGATCGTGCAGACGCCGCTCCTGCCGATGAAGGCGAACGGATCGGGCGACGTCACCGCCGCGCTCTTCACGGCGCACTATCGCGCGACCGGCGAGGCTGCGACGGCTCTCGCGCGCACGACGTCGAGCGTGTTCGACCTGCTCTCGCTCACGCACGAGTCCGGCCACCGCGAGCTCCAGCTCGTCGAGGCGCAGGAGTTCTACGCGCATCCGCGCCTGCAGTTCGACGTCCGGCAGGTGCGCTGA
- a CDS encoding HIT family protein, with protein sequence MIDGPDSKLIDAAHLPGVPDEFQRLWTPHRMAYITAGPEPLRHTCPFCAAPTMTDEEGLIVVRGRTAYALLNLFPYNSGHLLVCPYRHIATYDEATAEEVAEIGLLTQQGMRVLRKVSNCDGFNLGMNQGRVAGAGVDEHLHQHIVPRWATDANFFPIIAKTKALPQLLGEVRTAVAGAWPEHPVAD encoded by the coding sequence CTGATCGACGGGCCCGACTCGAAGCTCATCGACGCCGCGCACCTGCCGGGCGTGCCGGACGAGTTCCAGAGGCTGTGGACGCCGCACCGCATGGCGTACATCACGGCCGGCCCGGAGCCGCTCCGGCACACGTGCCCTTTCTGCGCCGCGCCCACGATGACCGACGAGGAGGGGCTCATCGTCGTGCGCGGGCGCACCGCCTACGCGCTGCTGAACCTCTTCCCGTACAACTCGGGCCACCTGCTCGTGTGCCCGTACCGCCACATCGCGACGTACGACGAGGCCACGGCCGAAGAGGTCGCCGAGATCGGTCTGCTGACCCAGCAGGGCATGCGCGTGCTGCGGAAGGTCTCCAACTGCGACGGCTTCAACCTCGGCATGAACCAGGGGCGCGTGGCCGGCGCGGGCGTCGACGAGCACCTGCACCAGCACATCGTGCCGCGGTGGGCGACCGACGCGAACTTCTTCCCGATCATCGCGAAGACGAAGGCGCTGCCGCAGCTGCTGGGCGAGGTGCGCACTGCCGTCGCGGGCGCGTGGCCGGAGCATCCGGTCGCCGACTGA